A segment of the Fusarium oxysporum f. sp. lycopersici 4287 chromosome 4, whole genome shotgun sequence genome:
CCACAACCGTCACACCTGCAGTATAGGCTAGACCCCgactatattaataaagatGCTTTTATGAgttatatccttattatcCCAACTAACTAAACCTGGCATTACCTGCTAACCACTAGCTGCCTTATTATGATTATAAAGCTgaataataaattatattagcaTAGTATCTCAATTCTTAGCACTATTAACTAGAAACCGGcatattatattagatataattttaaaGTAATCTACGTTCTCCTCCTTAGCCCTTTTAGAAACAACCGCTAATAAAATACACTGTCCTTCCATAGCCTTTCATCACATCTATTATTAATCGTCACTGACTTTTTACCACGTTCTAGCCCCAGATCCCATCCATGTTCATTGTAGAGTTTACGCTCAGCTATGTAGCTCACAATGTGTCCAGGAATTGAGTATAATTTACCGTGAGAAATGACGTCAATATCATATTTGTGTTCCCATCTGGACTACCTATAGTAGAGCTCCTCTCCCGTCTATTATTTTGTGAGCGCTATTGCCCCAGTGTGGCGATGAAATCTAACAAGTCTTGCATCCTGCTGCCATTCTCGACCGCCTTCCTAAACGATGGGTTGGCTGATTACCCCGCCCCCCAAACTATGCTGACCACTTTGGGTGATGTTTCAGGACCATAGACAGATTACTCATATGGCTAAGATCGCTTGAACAAGAGGCGCAAAGTCTGTTGTATATGAACTCCCCCGTGCGCCTCCAACGTACCTCATTGCAGCCGATATAACAGCCACTCCAAGGCCACATAATGTCTTTCCGAGTTAAAAAAGCCATTGGAAACCACGCCATGCCAGCCAACAGGACCTCCATGTCCAGTGTGTCGTTCACTAGTCCTGGAATATGACACAACAATTAGAGGCTTGACTATACCTATGAGCGGCCTCAAGGAGTCAGCCAATGCTACTCCATGTTACACTTGTGCTCTCTTATGGGAGGCGATTAGCACAACtgtgaaagaagaaacagcTATGCCAGAGGTGCTATATGAATCAATACTCGTCGAAAGCAAACCGCCAAAACACCCAGGGCCTATGGTTATCCACCTTTATCCTGATCCCGTTGCACATGCGATCAGTGAAAAGACTTTTCAGCTATATACAACTGATGGTAGGTTATGTAAGTCCCTGCCTGAAAAGCACGATATCTGACAGAATGCAGATGACTTGTCTTTACCCTGGGACTTGATCGGCCAGGGTTATCATATACCAGAATACGGGTTATCCCCAAGCTGTGTGTCATTGGCGCGCGAGTGGCTCAACGCATGTGGCCACGCCCAAGGAAAACATGCGAACTGTACCAAGACCACCATTTCAACGCTACCAACGCGGGTTATATCGGTTGGAAATGACAGAGCATCGCCAAGGCTTGTGGTTACTGAGCCAAACCAGCAAGCACACTATGCAGCTCTGAGCCACTGCTGGGGAGGAAGCACGCCGACAATGACCACTTTATCTAATCTAGAAGTATACACTATTTCGCTCCCTAGCGATCTTCCACAAACTTTTGAAGATGCTCTAAGAGTGGCTCGAGCGCTGGAGATACCGTACATATGGATAGACTCCTTATGTATTATCCAGGATTCTCCAGCGGACTGGGAACGTGAGGCCTCGCGAATGGCTCAAGTATATGCCAACGCCTATGTGACCATATTTGCCGATGCTGCGCCGGACAGCATTTCTGGCTTTTTGTCGCCACCGCCACGAAAGGCTCCACAAAGGTTCGTTGTGCCATGCAAGAATGACCAGCCCAGCTCAGGGGTCGTACATATCCGAGAGCGTGGGTTCCTAGCCCAGCAACTCCCGTATCATACATGGAATAGTAGAAGAAGTGGTTCAGGTCAAAGCAAGCTATCAACGCGAGGTTGGGTGTTTCAGGAACGGTTACTGTCACCGCGGACCCTCCACTTTTCGCAGAACGAGATGGCTTGGGAATGCAGATCTGTCTGCGAGTGCGAATGCTCAGCGACATCTCTGAGGACCCTTCGTACCACAAGCGTCATGAAGCATTTCCTTCATCCTCAAGATCCCGATGTTTCTTTGGCTGAGGCGAATTGGAGATCTGAAATCGTCCCGGCATATACGGAACTAGACCTCACCTTTGCGACTGATCGACTGCCTGCCATCCAAGGCCTGGCTAACGCTACCCAAAGGCTCAGAAGTAATGACGAATACATTTCTGGACTTTGGCGAAAAACCATAAAGGCCGACCTTTTGTGGTATAGAAATGCAGCTGATGGTAATAATCGAAGAATCAAGGATGGGGGTGCTCCAACATGGTCGTGGGGATCTGTCACTGGGCCAATTTATTACACAGACAGGGTCACACCTAGTGACTCGAATTTGCAGATCTTGGACATCATAACCAGCGAGGAGCAAGCTCCGGTCCTTGTTGTCCGGGGCCATCTCGTTAAAGTGAAACTCGACGATCCTTACAGTGACAATGTGTCCTTGGGTCCGGATGACGAGCTAAGAGTGGAATGGGATTGCGTGGGGGGTCTACCCAAGTCTAACAAAACATCGCAGTATTTCTTGGTATTTGAGGCAGATGATGGAGGACCATTTGGCTTGTTACTCAATGTCGACCGAACCGATCCACCGGCTCAGCAATTTCGAAGAGTCGGATATGTCCACGGGCATAGCATCTCAAAGTGGCGTCGCTCATGGGGTAGTGGTGGTTGGGTGTCTAGTCCGGCTAGCAGTGCGTCTGACACCTCTGGTGGAATATGGGAGGATGCCAGTAGGGATGGGGCAAGAGAGTGGGTTGATGAAATATTTAAGGGCGAACCTACAACCTTTAGATTGATCTAGTGGTTATGAGTCATTGCAAGATGTGCATTTCTTCTCAATTATTGCAAATCTGATTTACAATATTTACTGCTATAAAAGCATTGGGCCCAAATACGAACTGAAAACCCCTTGGATAAACAAAGCCGTGGTGTGAGTACTActagaagaatattataCATTGGAATGAAATGGACAGAGGAACTAATTTTTGAGCGTGGGAATAACCAGATCTGTTTGTGGAGGAGTTTCGGAATTGGAGAAGACAAGATCAGCAAGAAACCCGGTACTCTTGAGACAatgttgaggaagatagACCCTGTTCATGTTGACGGTATCTTCATCTGCCGACATATTCGTATACAATCCCTGAAACACGGCCTGCATTCGATATGCAATATCTGCTCCTAGTTATTTCTCATGAGAATCACCAAACTGTGATTCGATACAACAGGTGGTTCACCGACTGGAACTTTCCGCTTTGAAGTGATCCGATTGGTTAGAGCCTGCTAGCTTACAAGATACTTACCCCTTGGGCTGAAATTCATTGCTACGGTTACTTCCACGAGGTATTGAACCTCTAGCGATTGATTGTTATTGGTGAAACTGAAGATGTTCATGCGTTATGCGGTTCCGCGCCCGTTACCCCGGACTTTTGCGGTCGCTACCCCGCACGTCCACAGCGGCCTGATCAATTGCCTGATGTGATGCTGACATCACCCGCCAGGTCAGACCACTGCTGATAgaagttatataataatgCCAGGGAGATCTCATGTTTCTTCTAAAAACTCTCAATTGACAACTAGAAACCCCATCGCTCCATCTCTGTACTCAAATATCAAAAATGAAGGCCCTCGTCTACGGCGGTAATAACTCTGTTACCCTCCAGGATCGTCCTGTC
Coding sequences within it:
- a CDS encoding hypothetical protein (At least one base has a quality score < 10), producing the protein MSGLKESANATPCYTCALLWEAISTTVKEETAMPEVLYESILVESKPPKHPGPMVIHLYPDPVAHAISEKTFQLYTTDDDLSLPWDLIGQGYHIPEYGLSPSCVSLAREWLNACGHAQGKHANCTKTTISTLPTRVISVGNDRASPRLVVTEPNQQAHYAALSHCWGGSTPTMTTLSNLEVYTISLPSDLPQTFEDALRVARALEIPYIWIDSLCIIQDSPADWEREASRMAQVYANAYVTIFADAAPDSISGFLSPPPRKAPQRFVVPCKNDQPSSGVVHIRERGFLAQQLPYHTWNSRRSGSGQSKLSTRGWVFQERLLSPRTLHFSQNEMAWECRSVCECECSATSLRTLRTTSVMKHFLHPQDPDVSLAEANWRSEIVPAYTELDLTFATDRLPAIQGLANATQRLRSNDEYISGLWRKTIKADLLWYRNAADGNNRRIKDGGAPTWSWGSVTGPIYYTDRVTPSDSNLQILDIITSEEQAPVLVVRGHLVKVKLDDPYSDNVSLGPDDELRVEWDCVGGLPKSNKTSQYFLVFEADDGGPFGLLLNVDRTDPPAQQFRRVGYVHGHSISKWRRSWGSGGWVSSPASSASDTSGGIWEDASRDGAREWVDEIFKGEPTTFRLI